The proteins below come from a single Buchnera aphidicola (Thelaxes californica) genomic window:
- the hslV gene encoding ATP-dependent protease subunit HslV, whose amino-acid sequence MTTILSVRLNNTVVIGGDGQATLGNTVIKSNVKKVRSIYNNKVIAGFAGGTADAFTLFELFERKLELHQGQLQRSAIELAKDWRSDRILRKLEALLAVADIHNSLIITGTGDVIQPENDLIAIGSGGSFAQAAAKALIDNTVLSATEIVKKSLKIAANICIYTNHNFTIKEISSNS is encoded by the coding sequence GTGACAACAATATTAAGCGTGAGGTTAAATAATACTGTAGTAATCGGTGGTGATGGACAAGCTACATTAGGTAATACTGTAATCAAAAGTAATGTAAAAAAAGTAAGATCTATTTATAATAATAAAGTAATAGCTGGATTTGCAGGTGGTACAGCAGATGCATTTACTTTATTTGAACTTTTCGAAAGAAAATTAGAATTACATCAAGGTCAATTACAACGTTCAGCTATTGAATTAGCTAAAGATTGGAGGTCAGATCGAATATTAAGAAAATTAGAGGCTTTATTAGCCGTAGCTGATATTCACAACTCATTAATTATTACAGGAACTGGTGATGTAATACAACCAGAAAACGATTTAATTGCAATTGGATCTGGTGGATCATTTGCTCAAGCAGCAGCAAAAGCTTTAATAGATAATACTGTTTTAAGTGCTACTGAAATTGTTAAAAAATCTTTAAAAATCGCTGCAAATATTTGTATTTATACAAATCATAATTTTACTATTAAAGAAATTTCTTCCAACAGTTAA
- the hslU gene encoding HslU--HslV peptidase ATPase subunit, with translation MSNMTPREIVRELNRFIIGQEKAKKAVAIALRNRWRRMQLEKELRSEVTPKNILMIGPTGVGKTEIAKRLAKLANAPFIKIEATKFTEVGYVGKEVDSIIRDLTDAAVKIVRMQAIKKNQTRAEEMAEERILQVLIPISEKDWKKQENNLNRPSSTIQIFRKKLREGQLDDKEIEINIASTPMGVEIMAPPGMEELTNQLQSLFQNLRGGKKNSRKLKIKDALKILIEEESAKILNPESIKKEAIHAVEQNGIVFIDEIDKICKRSGQTSSGSEISREGVQRDLLPLVEGCTVSTKHGMVKTDHILFIASGAFQLSKPSDLIPELQGRLPIRVELNALTVNDFERILTEPKSSITVQYQALMQTEGVKIHFTNEGIRRIAEVAWKVNQSMENIGARRLYTVLEKLMEEISFNASDQNGAVVEVNACYVAQHLDELISNEDLSRFIL, from the coding sequence ATGTCTAATATGACTCCTCGAGAGATTGTGAGAGAGCTTAACAGATTTATTATTGGCCAAGAAAAAGCAAAAAAAGCAGTAGCCATTGCTTTAAGAAATAGATGGAGAAGAATGCAATTAGAAAAAGAATTGCGTAGTGAAGTAACACCTAAAAATATATTAATGATAGGACCTACAGGAGTAGGTAAAACTGAAATTGCAAAAAGATTAGCAAAATTAGCCAATGCTCCATTTATTAAAATAGAAGCGACAAAATTTACTGAAGTAGGATATGTAGGAAAAGAAGTTGATTCTATAATTAGAGATTTAACTGATGCAGCTGTAAAAATAGTTCGTATGCAAGCAATAAAAAAAAATCAAACACGAGCAGAAGAAATGGCAGAAGAAAGAATTTTGCAAGTATTGATTCCTATTTCTGAAAAAGATTGGAAAAAACAAGAAAATAATCTCAATAGACCATCATCTACTATTCAAATATTTCGAAAAAAACTCAGAGAAGGACAACTAGATGATAAAGAAATAGAAATTAATATAGCTTCTACTCCTATGGGTGTGGAAATCATGGCCCCTCCAGGTATGGAGGAATTAACTAATCAACTACAATCATTATTTCAAAATTTAAGAGGAGGAAAAAAAAATAGTAGAAAATTAAAAATAAAAGATGCTTTAAAAATCCTCATAGAGGAAGAGTCTGCAAAAATACTAAATCCAGAATCAATAAAAAAAGAAGCTATACATGCTGTAGAACAAAATGGAATAGTATTTATTGATGAAATTGATAAAATATGTAAAAGAAGTGGACAAACTTCTTCCGGGTCAGAAATTTCTCGTGAAGGTGTACAACGAGACTTATTACCTTTGGTTGAAGGATGTACAGTTTCTACAAAACATGGAATGGTAAAAACTGACCATATATTATTCATTGCATCTGGAGCATTTCAATTATCTAAACCATCTGATTTAATACCAGAACTACAAGGAAGACTACCAATCAGAGTAGAATTGAATGCATTGACCGTAAACGATTTTGAACGTATTTTAACAGAACCAAAATCATCTATTACAGTTCAATATCAAGCTTTAATGCAAACTGAAGGAGTAAAAATTCATTTTACAAATGAAGGAATTCGACGTATTGCAGAAGTCGCATGGAAAGTTAATCAATCTATGGAAAATATTGGCGCAAGAAGACTATATACAGTATTAGAAAAACTAATGGAAGAAATATCATTTAATGCAAGCGATCAAAACGGCGCTGTTGTTGAAGTAAATGCATGTTATGTAGCTCAACATTTAGATGAACTGATATCAAATGAAGATCTCAGTC